A part of Anaeromyxobacter diazotrophicus genomic DNA contains:
- a CDS encoding YHS domain-containing protein, with amino-acid sequence MQTKEDPAFDPICGKRVDPIGAQAVEYKRRRYFFCSGHCKERFERQAERHRVHDLARMGALFARQKVRWGVA; translated from the coding sequence ATGCAGACCAAGGAAGACCCGGCGTTCGATCCGATCTGCGGCAAGCGCGTGGATCCCATCGGCGCGCAGGCCGTCGAGTACAAGCGGCGGCGGTACTTCTTCTGCTCGGGGCACTGCAAGGAGCGCTTCGAGCGCCAGGCCGAGCGCCACCGCGTGCACGACCTGGCCCGCATGGGGGCGCTGTTCGCGCGCCAGAAGGTGCGCTGGGGCGTCGCCTGA
- a CDS encoding glycosyltransferase — protein MARISLCLIARNEERMLPDCLASVRGAVDDVVVVDTGSTDRTRELARAAGARVFEEPWRDDFAAPRNTALKHAVGDWILQLDADERLAPGAARAVREAVRGARFDVGMLTLHNAARLDAAAADVLSGRERSGPPRRLPRLLRHAGGLAWRGIIHESVADWFVQRGSKAALIQGGEIVHLGGVPSLREARKKRERNEALLRRRCALEPGDAVAFGYLAAELLEGGDVAGAAQAAERGWAAAAGQPRHLSLQRLACLRAVTALRRADPETALESVRAAEERQGPHPDLHFLRGAALYLRALAAPAGSPERAARAAEAVRAYRAADASRVELPVEPFTDASDGPAALARSADALLLAGCPAEALGAAETALRERSGEPVAQLARAEAVLELGEPARALALLEPLLGELPDGWVLAAGAALALGAGSDAALFLAQARERLPRGFSAAHRLERLERLAAGTARPAAPRTAPPAPPSGAAALAPARRRFAVTVISPPGYAHSAAFHEVAETLVHGLAALGHDAVLTADPSLPGRRHLVLGANLVPATGARLQPGSILYNLEQVDEGSSWITPELLALFRAYPVWDYAAANADALARLGVPRPAVVPVGYVPQLTRIAPAEEDLDVLFYGSLNERRRAVLAELERRGARVHAAFGVYGPARDALVARARLVLNVHYFEAKVFEVVRVSYLLANRRCVVSERGADAAAEAAFEEGVAFAPYEALADRCLALLARPEERRRVAEAGFRLMAARDEAGYLRDVVAALGDG, from the coding sequence GTGGCCCGGATCTCGCTCTGCCTCATCGCCCGGAACGAGGAGCGCATGCTCCCCGACTGCCTCGCGTCGGTGCGCGGGGCGGTCGACGACGTGGTGGTCGTCGACACCGGCAGCACCGACCGCACCCGGGAGCTGGCGCGGGCGGCCGGGGCGCGGGTGTTCGAGGAGCCCTGGCGCGACGACTTCGCGGCGCCGCGGAACACCGCGCTCAAGCACGCGGTGGGCGACTGGATCCTGCAGCTCGACGCCGACGAGCGCCTCGCCCCCGGCGCGGCGCGCGCCGTCCGGGAGGCGGTCCGGGGCGCGCGCTTCGACGTCGGCATGCTCACCCTCCACAACGCGGCCCGGCTGGACGCGGCGGCGGCGGACGTCCTCTCGGGTCGCGAGCGCTCCGGACCGCCGCGCCGGCTCCCGCGGCTCCTGCGCCACGCCGGCGGGCTCGCCTGGCGCGGGATCATCCACGAGTCGGTGGCCGACTGGTTCGTGCAGCGCGGGAGCAAGGCGGCCCTGATCCAGGGCGGCGAGATCGTGCACCTGGGCGGCGTCCCGTCCCTGCGCGAGGCGAGGAAGAAGCGGGAGCGCAACGAGGCCCTGCTGCGCCGGCGGTGCGCGCTGGAGCCGGGCGACGCCGTGGCGTTCGGGTACCTCGCCGCCGAGCTGCTCGAGGGTGGCGACGTCGCGGGAGCGGCGCAGGCCGCCGAGCGCGGCTGGGCCGCCGCGGCCGGGCAGCCCCGCCACCTCTCGCTCCAGCGCCTCGCCTGCCTGCGCGCGGTCACCGCGCTCCGCCGGGCCGACCCGGAGACCGCGCTCGAGAGCGTCCGCGCCGCCGAGGAGCGGCAGGGTCCCCACCCCGACCTCCACTTCCTGCGCGGGGCGGCGCTCTACCTGCGGGCGCTCGCCGCGCCCGCCGGCAGCCCGGAGCGGGCGGCCCGCGCCGCCGAGGCGGTGCGCGCCTACCGCGCCGCCGACGCCAGCCGCGTCGAGCTGCCCGTCGAGCCGTTCACCGACGCCTCGGACGGCCCCGCCGCCCTGGCGCGCTCCGCCGACGCGCTCCTGCTGGCGGGATGCCCGGCGGAGGCGCTCGGCGCGGCCGAGACCGCCCTGCGCGAGCGCTCCGGCGAGCCCGTGGCGCAGCTCGCGCGGGCGGAGGCGGTCCTCGAGCTGGGCGAGCCGGCGCGGGCGCTGGCGCTGCTGGAGCCGCTCCTGGGCGAGCTGCCCGACGGCTGGGTGCTGGCCGCCGGCGCCGCCCTCGCCCTCGGCGCCGGGAGCGACGCCGCGCTCTTCCTCGCGCAGGCGCGGGAGCGGCTGCCCCGGGGCTTCTCCGCGGCGCACCGGCTGGAGCGGCTCGAGCGGCTCGCCGCCGGGACCGCGAGGCCGGCCGCGCCTCGGACCGCGCCCCCCGCGCCGCCGTCGGGCGCAGCCGCCCTGGCGCCCGCGCGGCGCCGGTTCGCGGTGACCGTCATCTCTCCGCCCGGCTACGCGCACAGCGCCGCCTTCCACGAGGTGGCCGAGACCCTCGTGCACGGGCTCGCCGCGCTCGGCCACGACGCGGTGCTCACGGCCGACCCCTCGCTGCCGGGGCGGCGGCACCTGGTGCTCGGGGCGAACCTCGTCCCCGCCACCGGCGCCCGCCTCCAGCCCGGCTCCATCCTCTACAACCTGGAGCAGGTGGACGAGGGCTCGAGCTGGATCACCCCCGAGCTGCTGGCGCTCTTCCGCGCCTACCCGGTGTGGGACTACGCGGCCGCCAACGCCGACGCGCTGGCGCGGCTGGGCGTCCCGCGTCCGGCGGTGGTGCCGGTCGGCTACGTCCCCCAGCTCACGCGGATCGCGCCGGCCGAGGAGGACCTGGACGTCCTCTTCTACGGCTCGCTCAACGAGCGCCGCCGCGCCGTCCTGGCGGAGCTCGAGCGGCGCGGCGCGCGCGTCCACGCCGCGTTCGGCGTCTACGGGCCGGCCCGTGACGCGCTGGTGGCCCGCGCCCGGCTCGTCCTCAACGTGCACTACTTCGAGGCGAAGGTGTTCGAGGTGGTGCGGGTCTCGTACCTGCTCGCGAACCGCCGCTGCGTGGTCTCCGAGCGCGGCGCCGACGCGGCGGCCGAGGCGGCGTTCGAGGAGGGGGTGGCCTTCGCGCCCTACGAGGCGCTCGCCGACCGCTGCCTCGCGCTGCTCGCCCGCCCCGAGGAGCGGCGGCGCGTGGCCGAGGCGGGCTTCCGGCTCATGGCCGCGCGCGACGAGGCCGGCTACTTGCGTGACGTGGTGGCGGCGCTGGGGGACGGGTAG
- the recJ gene encoding single-stranded-DNA-specific exonuclease RecJ, with protein sequence MLARRWVDVGCDDAAAARLARELGIDPLAARVLACRGLGDPAEAQRFLDPRLADLPDPFLMSGMEGAVARLARALAAGERIALYGDYDVDGVTSTVLLAGFLRAAGGDVVTYVPHRLVEGYGLNTAAVRRLAEGGAKLLVSLDCGITSVAEVRAAAELGLDAVVVDHHTVPVELPAAVAILNPHQPGCTYPFKPLAAVGVTFCLAMALRKRLRETGWFGAARPEPNLREALDLVALGTVADVVALTGVNRILVRWGLEELARTRRPGLRALKRVAGLAEGAAVGAGQVGFRLGPRLNAAGRLDDAGRGVRLLLSRDEAEAAALADELDRENRARQDLERQILEEAVAQAEERLAAGARGLVLWRDSWHPGVVGIVASRIVERFHRPAVLVGVAEGVGKGSGRSIEAFHLHEALTACAGHLQRFGGHKHAAGVTVDPAALPAFRAAFEAFAAAHLTDEDLVPRCRIEGRFELEAVSEQAALALERLAPFGAGHPEPLFAVRATPRRARTVGAGGAHLKLALRPGLDAIGFSLGDRLAACGGEIEAAVTLGFDDWDGSRRLQLRIRDLRKPAP encoded by the coding sequence GTGCTGGCGCGACGCTGGGTGGACGTGGGGTGCGACGACGCGGCGGCCGCGCGGCTCGCGCGCGAGCTCGGGATCGACCCGCTGGCGGCGCGCGTGCTCGCCTGCCGCGGGCTCGGAGATCCCGCCGAGGCGCAGCGCTTCCTCGACCCGCGGCTCGCCGACCTGCCCGACCCGTTCCTCATGTCGGGCATGGAGGGGGCGGTGGCGCGGCTCGCCCGCGCGCTGGCGGCGGGCGAGCGGATCGCGCTCTACGGCGACTACGACGTCGACGGCGTCACCTCCACCGTGCTCCTGGCCGGCTTCCTGCGGGCGGCGGGGGGCGACGTGGTCACCTACGTCCCGCACCGCCTGGTGGAGGGCTACGGCCTCAACACCGCCGCGGTGCGGCGCCTCGCCGAGGGGGGCGCGAAGCTCCTCGTCTCGCTCGACTGCGGCATCACCAGCGTGGCGGAGGTGCGCGCCGCGGCGGAGCTGGGCCTCGACGCGGTGGTGGTCGACCACCACACGGTGCCGGTGGAGCTGCCGGCCGCGGTGGCCATCCTCAACCCGCACCAGCCCGGCTGCACTTACCCGTTCAAGCCCCTGGCGGCGGTCGGCGTCACCTTCTGCCTCGCCATGGCGCTGCGGAAGCGGCTGCGGGAGACCGGCTGGTTCGGCGCTGCCCGCCCGGAGCCGAACCTCCGCGAGGCGCTCGATCTGGTCGCGCTCGGGACGGTGGCCGACGTGGTGGCGCTCACCGGTGTGAACCGGATCCTGGTGCGGTGGGGGCTCGAGGAGCTGGCGCGGACGCGCCGCCCCGGCCTGCGCGCCTTGAAGCGGGTGGCGGGCCTCGCCGAGGGCGCCGCCGTGGGGGCGGGGCAGGTCGGCTTCCGGCTCGGGCCCCGGCTCAACGCCGCCGGGCGCCTCGACGACGCGGGCCGGGGCGTGCGGCTGCTCCTCTCCCGCGACGAGGCCGAGGCGGCGGCGCTGGCCGACGAGCTCGACCGCGAGAACCGCGCCCGGCAGGACCTCGAGCGCCAGATCCTGGAGGAGGCGGTGGCGCAGGCCGAGGAGCGGCTCGCCGCCGGCGCCCGCGGCCTGGTGCTGTGGCGCGACAGCTGGCACCCGGGGGTGGTGGGCATCGTCGCCTCGCGGATCGTCGAGCGGTTCCACCGGCCGGCGGTGCTCGTCGGCGTGGCCGAGGGGGTGGGGAAGGGGAGCGGCCGCAGCATCGAGGCCTTCCACCTCCACGAGGCGCTCACCGCCTGCGCCGGTCACCTGCAGCGGTTCGGCGGCCACAAGCACGCGGCGGGCGTGACGGTGGACCCGGCGGCGCTGCCCGCTTTTCGCGCCGCCTTCGAGGCGTTCGCGGCGGCGCACCTCACCGACGAGGACCTCGTGCCGCGGTGCCGCATCGAGGGGCGCTTCGAGCTGGAGGCCGTCTCCGAGCAGGCGGCGCTCGCGCTCGAGCGGCTGGCGCCGTTCGGGGCCGGGCACCCCGAGCCGCTCTTCGCGGTCAGGGCGACGCCCCGCCGGGCGCGCACCGTGGGCGCCGGCGGGGCGCACCTCAAGCTCGCTCTGCGGCCGGGGCTGGATGCGATCGGCTTCTCGCTGGGGGATCGGCTGGCGGCGTGCGGGGGGGAGATCGAGGCCGCGGTGACGCTCGGGTTCGACGACTGGGACGGCTCGCGCCGGCTGCAGCTGCGGATCAGGGACCTGCGGAAGCCCGCGCCCTGA
- a CDS encoding glycerol-3-phosphate dehydrogenase/oxidase has translation MGSYDVIVLGGGVNGTGTARDLAQRGLSVLLLEKADLACGASGANSGMIHGGIRYMLSDRHVTALAARDSGYIQRIAPHLLFRIPFLMPFTSRREQATLVERATWYATEVYVGTYDQYQPLKRGKPSTRLSADELYRLEPALRPGLSGAVTFDEWGIDAHRLCVLNALSARAHGAELRTWTEARDLLREGGRVAGVRFRDALTGETGEARAPVVFNATGAWSPRLARRNGLAVPMRPGKGVHLTLDRRFSNYGITCTAVDGRQMFLMPHENDSIVGTTDDDYYGDPDDLEATQDEVEYLLEGVEALLPGVRRARVTRAWWGLRTTLHEYGKNEDALSREHAILDHAAEGADGLLSIVGGKLASYRAQSQEVADLVVRRLGRAARPCRTHEEPLPGGEAAADVEALAAAHGVAAPLVARLVYRHGALAEEVLRLVDDDPRLGLVLCRDEGLTAAEVVYCCRHEQVRRLQDLRRRCRLAVGACGGLDCARTAAQVAGRELGWSAEQVRAELADLLELGWRERRAVLDGHQLAQEELLRGAHTGVGRL, from the coding sequence TTGGGCAGCTACGACGTCATCGTCCTCGGGGGCGGAGTGAACGGGACGGGCACCGCGCGCGACCTCGCGCAGCGCGGCCTTTCGGTGCTGCTCCTGGAGAAGGCCGACCTCGCCTGCGGGGCGAGCGGCGCCAACTCCGGGATGATCCACGGCGGCATCCGCTACATGCTGTCCGACCGGCACGTCACGGCGCTCGCGGCCCGCGACTCCGGGTACATCCAGCGCATCGCGCCGCACCTGCTCTTCCGCATCCCGTTCCTCATGCCGTTCACCTCGCGGAGGGAGCAGGCGACGCTCGTCGAGCGCGCCACCTGGTACGCCACCGAGGTCTACGTCGGGACGTACGACCAGTACCAGCCGCTCAAGCGCGGCAAGCCCTCGACCCGGCTCTCCGCCGACGAGCTCTACCGGCTCGAGCCCGCGCTCAGGCCCGGGCTCTCCGGCGCGGTCACCTTCGACGAGTGGGGCATCGACGCGCACCGGCTCTGCGTGCTGAACGCGCTCTCGGCCCGCGCCCACGGCGCCGAGCTGCGCACCTGGACCGAGGCGCGCGACCTGCTGCGGGAGGGCGGGCGCGTCGCCGGCGTCCGGTTCCGCGACGCGCTCACCGGGGAGACGGGCGAGGCGCGCGCGCCGGTCGTCTTCAACGCCACCGGCGCCTGGTCGCCGCGGCTGGCTCGCCGCAACGGGCTCGCGGTGCCCATGCGGCCGGGGAAGGGCGTCCACCTCACGCTCGACCGGCGCTTTTCGAACTACGGCATCACCTGCACCGCCGTGGACGGCCGGCAGATGTTCCTCATGCCGCACGAGAACGACTCCATCGTCGGCACCACGGACGACGACTACTACGGCGACCCGGACGACCTGGAGGCGACGCAGGACGAGGTGGAGTACCTCCTCGAGGGCGTCGAGGCGCTCTTGCCCGGGGTGCGGCGGGCGCGGGTGACGCGGGCGTGGTGGGGGCTGCGGACGACCCTCCACGAGTACGGCAAGAACGAGGACGCCCTCTCGCGCGAGCACGCCATCCTCGACCACGCCGCCGAGGGCGCCGACGGGCTCCTCTCGATCGTGGGCGGCAAGCTCGCGAGCTACCGGGCCCAGTCGCAGGAGGTGGCGGACCTCGTGGTCCGGCGGCTGGGGCGCGCCGCCCGGCCCTGCCGCACGCACGAGGAGCCGCTCCCCGGGGGCGAGGCCGCGGCGGACGTCGAGGCGCTCGCGGCGGCCCACGGGGTGGCGGCGCCGCTGGTGGCGCGGCTCGTCTACCGGCACGGCGCCCTGGCGGAGGAGGTGCTGCGGCTGGTGGACGACGACCCGCGCCTCGGGCTCGTGCTGTGCCGGGACGAGGGCCTCACGGCGGCCGAGGTCGTGTACTGCTGCCGGCACGAGCAGGTGCGCCGGCTCCAGGACCTGCGGCGCCGCTGTCGGCTCGCGGTCGGCGCCTGCGGCGGCCTCGACTGCGCCCGCACCGCGGCGCAGGTGGCGGGCCGCGAGCTGGGCTGGAGCGCGGAGCAGGTCCGGGCCGAGCTGGCGGACCTGCTCGAGCTGGGCTGGCGCGAGCGGCGCGCGGTGCTCGACGGCCACCAGCTGGCGCAGGAGGAGCTCCTGCGCGGTGCCCACACCGGCGTGGGGCGGCTGTGA
- the aspS gene encoding aspartate--tRNA ligase: MARFITELKRTHTCGELTKEQLGQEVILYGWVHNRRDHGGAVFIDLRDREGLTQVVFEEDVRPDVHELAGQLRLEFCVGVRGKVVSRGSNVNPKLRTGEIEVHATDLEIFNRSEPAPFQIDDQIDTGEEKRLQYRYLDLRRAPLQKTLITRARVNHLTRNYFTEQRFLELETPFMVKYTPGGARNFLVPSRLNPGKFYALAESPQLFKQLYMIAGFDRYFQIVRCFRDEDLRLDRQPEFTQIDVEMSFVEQNDVFDVMEGLIVKLWKEVLGVEIPRPFQRMPFDESMGNYGNDKPDLRFDMPHTDLTALVKQHAGGGVPMLKDAVDAGGIVKAMRVPASMSFSRTEIDKLEEYVKGMGAKGLARAKMAEGGEWTQSPLTKTMSAELRQAINAAVKAEPGDLILFQFGKPSTVHTVMANLRVHLAKKQGLIPEYGSGGQWRFLWVVDPPLFEFDEESGKWAAAHHAFTRPRDQDLPYLETDPGRVYCWRYDLVLNGFEIGGGSIRLHDPAVQARVFKAMGISDEEARSKFGFLLDALKMGAPPHGGIALGMDRLVMLLTGAESLRDVVAWPKTQKGTDLMTGAPGDVDAKQLRDLYVKSTYEPK, from the coding sequence TTGGCCCGCTTCATCACGGAGCTCAAGCGCACGCACACGTGCGGTGAACTGACCAAGGAGCAGCTCGGCCAGGAGGTCATCCTCTACGGCTGGGTCCACAACCGGCGCGACCACGGTGGGGCGGTCTTCATCGACCTGCGGGACCGGGAGGGGCTCACCCAGGTCGTGTTCGAGGAGGACGTCCGGCCGGACGTCCACGAGCTGGCGGGTCAGCTCAGGCTCGAGTTCTGCGTGGGCGTCCGCGGCAAGGTGGTCTCGCGCGGCTCGAACGTGAACCCGAAGCTCCGGACGGGCGAGATCGAGGTGCACGCCACCGACCTCGAGATCTTCAACCGGTCCGAGCCGGCGCCGTTCCAGATCGACGACCAGATCGACACCGGGGAGGAGAAGCGGCTCCAGTACCGCTACCTCGACCTGCGCCGCGCGCCCCTGCAGAAGACGCTCATCACGCGCGCCCGGGTGAACCACCTCACCCGCAACTACTTCACCGAGCAGCGCTTCCTCGAGCTCGAGACGCCGTTCATGGTGAAGTACACGCCGGGCGGGGCGCGCAACTTCCTCGTCCCGTCGCGCCTCAACCCCGGCAAGTTCTACGCGCTGGCGGAGAGCCCGCAGCTCTTCAAGCAGCTCTACATGATCGCGGGCTTCGACCGGTACTTCCAGATCGTGCGCTGCTTCCGCGACGAGGACCTGCGCCTCGACCGGCAGCCCGAGTTCACCCAGATCGACGTCGAGATGAGCTTCGTCGAGCAGAACGACGTCTTCGACGTGATGGAGGGGCTCATCGTCAAGCTGTGGAAGGAGGTGCTCGGGGTCGAGATCCCGCGCCCCTTCCAGCGCATGCCGTTCGACGAGTCGATGGGAAATTACGGCAACGACAAGCCCGACCTCCGCTTCGACATGCCCCACACCGACCTCACCGCGCTGGTGAAGCAGCACGCGGGCGGCGGGGTGCCCATGCTGAAGGACGCGGTCGACGCCGGCGGCATCGTGAAGGCGATGCGCGTGCCGGCCTCGATGAGCTTCTCGCGCACCGAGATCGACAAGCTCGAGGAGTACGTGAAGGGCATGGGCGCGAAGGGCCTCGCCCGCGCCAAGATGGCCGAGGGCGGCGAGTGGACCCAGTCGCCGCTCACGAAGACCATGAGCGCGGAGCTGCGGCAGGCCATCAACGCCGCGGTGAAGGCCGAGCCGGGCGACCTCATCCTGTTCCAGTTCGGGAAGCCGTCCACCGTGCACACGGTGATGGCGAACCTGCGCGTGCACCTGGCCAAGAAGCAGGGGCTCATCCCGGAGTACGGGTCGGGTGGGCAGTGGCGGTTCCTGTGGGTGGTGGACCCGCCGCTGTTCGAGTTCGACGAGGAGAGCGGGAAGTGGGCGGCCGCGCACCACGCGTTCACGCGCCCGCGCGACCAGGACCTGCCCTACCTCGAGACGGACCCGGGCCGCGTCTACTGCTGGCGCTACGACCTCGTCCTCAACGGCTTCGAGATCGGCGGCGGCTCGATCCGCCTCCACGACCCGGCGGTCCAGGCGCGCGTCTTCAAGGCGATGGGCATCAGCGACGAGGAGGCGCGCTCGAAGTTCGGCTTCCTGCTCGACGCGCTCAAGATGGGCGCGCCGCCGCACGGCGGCATCGCCCTCGGCATGGACCGGCTCGTCATGCTCCTCACCGGCGCCGAGAGCCTGCGCGACGTGGTGGCGTGGCCCAAGACGCAGAAGGGGACCGACCTCATGACCGGCGCCCCGGGCGACGTCGACGCGAAGCAGCTGCGGGACCTGTACGTGAAGAGCACGTACGAGCCCAAGTAG